The DNA region CAGTGAATGTGCTAGCAGTATGGATAACAAGTCTGGTGAAAGTGGTGATGTTAGCAACTGCGATATCACTGAGAGCAGAAAAACGAGCTTCTACAGAGGCAGCACAGGTAGTGATATTAGTGACGAAAGCAGCTCTACTAGTTTCAGCAGTGCAATATATAAACCACATCAGGCAAATGATACAAAGTGGGATGCAATACAAGCTGTTAGATCTCTTGATGGAACACTGGGCTTCAACCACTTCAGACTTCTGAAGAGATTGGGAGGCGGCGACATAGGAAATGTTTTTCTAGCTGAGTTGATTGGGACGAGAGATTTTTTCGCCATGAAAGTGATGGACAATGCAGCTCTAGAGAGTCGAAAGAAAACTGTGAGAGCTCAGACAGAAAGAGAGATATTGCAGTCTCTGGATCATCCTTTTCTACCAACACTGTATTCACACTTTGAAACAGACAAATTTTCTTGCTTGGTGATGGAATTCTGCCCTGGAGGAGATTTGCATGCACTTCGGCAAAGACAGCCAGGAAAGTTTTTTCCTGAGCATGCTGCCAGGTTAGGCTAGTGTCTGAAatgcatagttgttgatgttgtaactATTTTACTTAAATGTCCTTTCAACTGGAAGTATTTTATTTgtccatacatatatttagGACATCCTTGATGTGATGATCAGGTTTCACGGACAATATGTTAGTTCTTGCTGCAATCTTAAGGATCAAAGCACATTACATTGATTTCATCTCTATCATATTTGATAGTTTTTAGCAATGTTAAAATATCTCTCTATTGGAAATTGCATCATGATGTAAGTGTCTCAAGTAACCCTGTAAAATATGAATTCGTTTTCATCTATTGCATAAGGGAGGTCCTTGATAAATAGTAGTAAGTCtagaatattattttttagCTACTTCTTTCACATCCAGTGGTCTTTCTGTTCATGCCACTATGCTTATCACCATTCATTTGAATTTAGTCCACTTGCATTTTAGATTCCATTCTGCTTGTTTGCTTTAACGTGAATTGAGTTAAAACAGATTGCTTATTTTATGtagctttcttctcttttactcAACATTGAGCTCAAATAATCCTTGTCTATTATCCATTTTGCACTTACTACATCTAGATTATATTATTTCCAATGTACATGTTAATTTTCATCAGTAAATCATTCGGTTAAGAAATGAAAACTGACTGGGGTAGGGTTTGTAATCTTTGTTATTAGCTCTGCTAGAGTATCATAGATAATGGAGTATTTTCTCAACTCAAGATTAGTTTATTCATCGAAGATTCAGAAATCCAGTCTTTGATCATTTTTGTAAAATGTGGTCAGTGTTTGTTGTTTTACATATCATGGACAAAATTTACAAGGATGCCCGTCCGTCTTGATCAGTGATGTTAACTTGCACTTGTTATCTTCTGTTTTGGAGTATAGGTTCTATGTAGCagaaattctccttgctctagAATACCTGCACATGCTTGGAATCATTTATAGAGACCTTAAACCAGAGAATGTTTTGGTTCGAGAAGATGGTCATATAATGCTGTCCGACTTTGACCTCTCCTTGAGGTGTGCTGTGAGTCCAACAATGGTTAAATCCTCAAATTCAACCTTAGAGTCGAAGACTTCATCATACTGTGTCCAGCCTGCTTGTATTGAGCCATCCTGTATCATCCAGCCTGCATGTTTTTCACCGCGTTTCCTAAAgcccaagaaaggaaagaaggcGAAACAGAAGTCTGAGATGCACAATCAAGTGAGCCCCCTTCCAGAGCTCATGGCTGAACCGACAAATGCTCGATCCATGTCTTTTGTGGGGACACATGAGTACCTTGCTCCAGAAATCATTAAAGGCGAGGGACATGGTAGTGCAGTTGACTGGTGGACTTTCGGGATCTTTCTCTATGAGCTCTTGTTTGGGCAAACACCTTTTAAAGGAGCAGGCAACAGAGCCACCTTGTTTAATGTTGTGGGCCAGCCCCTGAGATTTCCTTCATCGCCTAGTGTTAGTTTTGCTGCAAGGGACTTGATAAGAGGTTTACTTGTGAAAGAGCCACAGCATCGCCTTGCATATAGGCGGGGGGCTACAGAAATAAAACAGCACCCTTTCTTTCAGAGCGTGAATTGGGCACTTATCCGATGTGCTAGTCCTCCAGATGTACCAAAGCCATTTGTGCTACATGATGGCCCTAGAGCACCACCAGCAACAGCGGGTCCAGGTGTTGATGTGAAACCAAATgataattattttgagattgaTTTTTTCTGAGTAAACTCGTTTCTTGTCTGTTTAAGTCCATATCACTTTATATGAAGATCCCATAGGAAGAACATCAATTCATTGTCCCTTTTATGTGAAAATGTAAAGTGCATACAGCATGCTGTCCTGAAATGCAAATGCATAGGAATTGGATTACTGAAGGccacattttctcatatcttcTTCATTTGTCAATGTTTAAGCTGATCCAACTCGACGAAATGACTTCTAGTTGTTGCCTACTTCTCTTGAGTCTGATCCATgaagttatttttcttttgggtgTGAATGCCTAAGTATGATAATCTTGAAGGAGTGAAACGTGTGAAGCATGCAGCTTATAAAGGCGAGTTTTGCTggtggccttttttttttttttaaatgctacTTAGTTGTCAAATTTGGCATTGAGCCTAACTCAGACCAATTAAGTTCATTTTTTTAAGACTTAACCGTTTAATAACTGTTTAATGTTATTAAGAGGTTGTTCAAAGATTTTAGGAAGATAGACTCTTCATCACCACTCTAATAACAACCACCACTACCCAACCATCGCCACCGCCAACCACCCCTAGTCACTACAACATCAACCACCTCCACCGTCATAACTATCACCACCACCAAAGTTGTATAAGTTTGTTACTATTAACACCATTGAAAGAACAGCGTGTAAATTTCCTGTAATATTAGTAGTTAGAATTCTTTCTACTAAAATACTGAGTTTTCAGAATATTAAATTGTCCTCCACCTAAAGTATCCTatacaagtgaaaataaatgtaCTATCCATTAAGTAGAGAGTTGTGAAACCCTGAACTAGCGTTTAACAACTGGACTTCTAATCCCAAGAGGAGAAAATAGTCCTTCTATTTCGCTCACACCCACCATTCAGATTTAGAAAGTGGGGTATTTCACACCCACCATTCAAATTTAGAAAGTAGGTAGCTGGAATTTAGCCTCACAACACGcaccttaattttttatttgtattcCTGCTGATTGGCTCTTTATTCTCAAGGGACTAGGGCCCAGGACTTTatgaacaaaactttttatcttttctagtttcgattttcaattttttgatcAGGTtagaaatttaaatattttctttttgtggagaattttgatattttgagatttcaattattaatttcaagtttttttttttttctataaatcGGTTAACTGAAAAAACTGGAATTTAATTTTACAGGTAGACTTTTAAATTTCTCCTCCGCCAACTAACATACATGTGCGAAGTCGAAGACAATTGCAAGTTTTGCCCCTTCGAATGAGTtacgtctttaatttttgccctttaaatGGGCTGGTCTTACTTTTTGGCAAACTTTAGCAATCGAACTTTGTgggaaggaattatcaaagtctATCCGGGACGCaagatacttattcttcatagAACAAAAGTCGTGGacttttgataattccttcacaaatattatgataaaaaaatataaaacatgcATAACTTAAAAGCGAAATTAAAATTATGGACCCGCATACTAATTTATGTATCTTTAAGGATCTTGAGTCGGTTCGATAATCATTTTGACTTAACAAAAAAAGTcaagcgaaatttaaacttgccaaggaatttttttttaaaattttatatatttgaaaattacgtgaaaattaatataagatTTCATTTCTGAAAAGAAAATttcaccccaaacgaagggaaaaaaaaatgatttcaattattaatttcaagttttttttttttctataaatcGGTTAACTGAAAAACTGGAATTTAATACAGGTGGACTTTTCATTTTCTCCTCCACGGCCCACTAACGTCATGTGCGAAGTTGAAGAAATTGCAAGTTTTGCCCCTTCGAATGAGTtacgtctttaatttttgccctttaaatgggctggt from Lycium ferocissimum isolate CSIRO_LF1 chromosome 2, AGI_CSIRO_Lferr_CH_V1, whole genome shotgun sequence includes:
- the LOC132037952 gene encoding serine/threonine-protein kinase D6PKL1-like, yielding MESLVEGISSLPSSHTSFTPIKGNTSSGSRTSRPPHPTSMRQSRCKELSFDPVAIGLGPKPTDTPTGSVTASKCSYKTSSHRMKRDDVSGSNRHYSESTKGKEFQGLEITLDQPSKESLLDRVLAFETKSSIKDPLHDNKNSRDFMSHAVARADADLLNCPSPQNSFYTATQYTEAKQSFTTTEVISECASSMDNKSGESGDVSNCDITESRKTSFYRGSTGSDISDESSSTSFSSAIYKPHQANDTKWDAIQAVRSLDGTLGFNHFRLLKRLGGGDIGNVFLAELIGTRDFFAMKVMDNAALESRKKTVRAQTEREILQSLDHPFLPTLYSHFETDKFSCLVMEFCPGGDLHALRQRQPGKFFPEHAARFYVAEILLALEYLHMLGIIYRDLKPENVLVREDGHIMLSDFDLSLRCAVSPTMVKSSNSTLESKTSSYCVQPACIEPSCIIQPACFSPRFLKPKKGKKAKQKSEMHNQVSPLPELMAEPTNARSMSFVGTHEYLAPEIIKGEGHGSAVDWWTFGIFLYELLFGQTPFKGAGNRATLFNVVGQPLRFPSSPSVSFAARDLIRGLLVKEPQHRLAYRRGATEIKQHPFFQSVNWALIRCASPPDVPKPFVLHDGPRAPPATAGPGVDVKPNDNYFEIDFF